In Gimesia benthica, a single window of DNA contains:
- a CDS encoding type II secretion system F family protein — protein MATDATLNPNSSATAVDFSDILRDQDRYAVPDSTQLSNRLNGGFDELIVHSGVQANPAVILFFCLLSSVLFGGLIYIIQENFLSTSIAFMAGGLAPIGYLFYQRGRRQKQINEQLSDMIDELARAAKTGRSLTHCFVNVSAKTPAPLGTELQEASRRLQMGVSMRAALDGLYERTGVASLNILSMALIVHQETGGDLVKVLERLARTIRDRMLFLGRLRTATAGSRATAVLMISLPPLILGFFVLRDPTYLTTLMASTWGRGATFAAIGLQVIGSLWVLRVLKTSQRT, from the coding sequence ATGGCAACTGATGCCACACTGAACCCCAACAGCTCTGCTACCGCAGTCGATTTCAGCGACATCCTGCGTGATCAGGACCGCTACGCAGTTCCGGATTCGACCCAGTTAAGCAACCGGCTGAACGGCGGTTTTGACGAGTTGATCGTGCACTCCGGCGTTCAAGCCAATCCGGCAGTGATTTTGTTTTTCTGCCTGCTGAGTTCGGTCCTGTTTGGCGGACTGATCTACATCATTCAGGAAAACTTCCTCTCAACTTCAATCGCCTTTATGGCTGGTGGACTGGCGCCGATCGGCTATCTTTTTTACCAACGTGGTCGCCGTCAGAAACAGATTAACGAACAACTTTCCGATATGATTGACGAACTGGCTCGTGCCGCAAAAACCGGACGCAGCCTGACTCACTGTTTTGTGAATGTGTCTGCAAAGACGCCCGCCCCCCTGGGAACCGAACTTCAGGAAGCTTCCCGTCGACTGCAGATGGGTGTTTCCATGAGAGCGGCCCTGGATGGTCTGTATGAACGGACCGGGGTTGCCAGTTTGAACATTCTTTCGATGGCCCTGATCGTCCATCAGGAAACCGGGGGAGACCTGGTGAAGGTGCTGGAGCGTCTAGCCCGTACCATCCGTGACCGTATGCTGTTCCTGGGACGTCTGCGCACCGCGACCGCCGGTAGCCGCGCGACAGCGGTACTGATGATTTCTTTACCACCACTGATCCTCGGGTTCTTCGTGTTACGCGATCCCACTTACCTGACAACCTTGATGGCGTCTACATGGGGTCGTGGTGCGACCTTTGCCGCTATCGGACTGCAGGTCATTGGATCTCTGTGGGTCTTACGAGTTCTGAAAACCAGTCAACGTACCTGA
- a CDS encoding type II secretion system F family protein, with the protein MFTPTTITVFYALCGAIILWMLFRIIRKRRSQKPEQQPEEMVEPRPQETYSPSASSSSAAPVTWEHRQLFAADNPYQNGQEEGLPPIEAGDVPAMGTDDYVFGSATPALSEMMPESEGRRAQTKKELQAAGYYQPHALQNFSAIRYVAILGTMLFFGILLLVAPERFEIPILLGLLLVPILAWAVPFLFISGQASDRRSEIEQGIPDMLDMLNMCVSQGMTVPHALKKIIGELAKVYPALAQELKIVMEQASIGTFTQALSNFSKRIDVPEVHSFAALLIQTDQMGTDVTSALQEYSDNMRESLQQRADEKANKATFKLLFPTVFCLMPAIYIFLLGPAIVELSDFFHSGGRDSLNTTTDMFQQVGTQQ; encoded by the coding sequence ATGTTTACACCAACAACCATTACCGTTTTTTATGCACTCTGTGGTGCCATCATTCTGTGGATGCTGTTCCGCATCATCCGCAAGCGGCGGAGTCAGAAACCGGAACAACAACCTGAAGAGATGGTCGAGCCTAGGCCGCAGGAGACCTATTCTCCTTCAGCCTCTTCCTCGAGCGCCGCTCCTGTAACCTGGGAACACCGTCAGTTGTTTGCCGCTGACAATCCATATCAGAATGGTCAGGAAGAGGGGCTACCTCCGATTGAAGCCGGTGATGTCCCCGCGATGGGCACCGATGATTATGTCTTCGGGTCGGCAACTCCCGCTTTGTCGGAAATGATGCCGGAATCGGAAGGACGACGGGCCCAGACAAAAAAAGAACTGCAGGCAGCAGGTTACTACCAGCCACATGCCCTGCAGAACTTTTCTGCGATTCGTTATGTTGCCATTCTGGGTACCATGTTGTTCTTCGGGATCCTGCTGCTTGTCGCTCCCGAGCGATTCGAAATTCCGATTTTACTCGGTCTGCTGCTGGTACCAATCCTGGCCTGGGCGGTTCCCTTTCTGTTCATCAGCGGTCAGGCTTCTGATCGTCGCAGTGAAATTGAACAGGGGATTCCCGACATGCTGGACATGCTTAACATGTGTGTTTCCCAGGGGATGACCGTACCACACGCGTTGAAGAAAATTATCGGGGAACTGGCGAAGGTGTATCCGGCACTGGCTCAGGAACTGAAAATCGTGATGGAACAGGCCTCTATCGGCACCTTCACTCAGGCTCTGTCTAACTTCAGTAAGCGTATCGATGTACCGGAAGTCCACTCGTTTGCGGCCCTCTTGATCCAGACCGATCAGATGGGAACGGACGTGACTTCGGCCCTGCAGGAATACAGTGATAACATGCGTGAAAGTCTGCAGCAGCGGGCGGATGAGAAAGCCAACAAGGCCACATTCAAACTGCTGTTCCCGACTGTATTCTGTCTGATGCCCGCGATTTACATCTTCCTCCTCGGTCCCGCGATTGTGGAACTGTCTGACTTCTTCCATTCCGGAGGGAGAGACAGTCTGAACACCACAACCGACATGTTCCAGCAGGTGGGAACACAACAATAA
- a CDS encoding Gfo/Idh/MocA family oxidoreductase, with amino-acid sequence MDVEEFLKRDVNRRQFLDRSARNAAGMAAGVVGLASNMALADSAPNERVLLAGIGMRGQGKFLTSSMAAFPDVHIKTICDVDEAVIPAALKSIEKEQGTPPEVVSDFRQVLDDPEIDGVVIATPDHWHAMMAIMACQAGKDVYVEKPVSHNLNEGLKIIEAARKHQRVVQSGIHQRSGSHFQSAVEFVQSGKLGDVRLAKAWIIHRRKSIGRKKDIAVPQGVNYDLWLGPAASRPFNPNRFHYNWHWFWDYGTGEMGNWGVHMLDIARWGLGVDLPERISSSGGKYFFNDDQETPDTQVVQYHYPGKTLVWEHRLWSVHGMEGRNAAAAFYGDKGTLVVDRGGWKVYDQKDAATSGTSDQATTHHRNFIDCIKTRNKPTSDIEIGHVSSALCHLGNIAYRAGQEIEFDPLQNQIIGNQQAQSLLGREYRRNWELPQV; translated from the coding sequence GTGGATGTAGAAGAATTTCTGAAAAGGGATGTTAACCGACGACAGTTTCTGGATCGCAGTGCGCGTAATGCAGCCGGAATGGCTGCAGGCGTCGTGGGACTGGCCAGCAATATGGCTCTGGCAGATTCCGCCCCCAATGAACGCGTCCTACTCGCCGGGATCGGGATGCGGGGGCAGGGCAAATTTCTGACCTCCAGTATGGCTGCCTTTCCGGATGTTCACATCAAGACGATTTGTGATGTGGATGAAGCCGTCATTCCGGCTGCCCTGAAATCGATCGAAAAAGAGCAAGGGACTCCCCCGGAAGTTGTCAGCGATTTTCGTCAGGTGCTCGACGATCCCGAAATTGATGGCGTCGTGATTGCCACTCCCGATCACTGGCACGCGATGATGGCGATCATGGCCTGTCAGGCTGGTAAAGACGTCTATGTGGAAAAACCGGTCTCACACAATCTGAACGAAGGCCTCAAAATTATCGAGGCGGCACGCAAGCATCAACGCGTGGTCCAGTCCGGCATCCATCAGCGCAGCGGATCTCATTTTCAATCCGCGGTCGAATTCGTACAGAGCGGAAAACTGGGCGACGTCAGACTGGCCAAAGCCTGGATTATTCATCGCCGCAAATCGATCGGTCGGAAGAAAGACATCGCGGTACCTCAGGGCGTCAATTATGATCTCTGGCTGGGACCCGCTGCCAGCCGTCCGTTCAATCCGAACCGCTTCCATTATAACTGGCACTGGTTCTGGGATTACGGAACTGGCGAAATGGGTAACTGGGGTGTCCACATGCTGGACATCGCCCGCTGGGGACTCGGCGTCGATTTACCCGAACGGATCTCATCTTCCGGCGGCAAGTACTTCTTCAACGACGATCAGGAAACACCAGACACCCAGGTCGTGCAGTACCACTATCCGGGCAAAACGCTTGTGTGGGAGCATCGACTCTGGAGCGTGCATGGAATGGAAGGTCGTAACGCGGCTGCCGCATTCTATGGCGATAAGGGGACACTGGTCGTAGACCGCGGAGGCTGGAAGGTCTACGATCAAAAAGACGCAGCCACCTCCGGCACCAGCGATCAGGCGACAACCCATCACCGGAATTTCATCGATTGCATCAAGACCCGCAATAAGCCAACGTCGGACATCGAGATCGGTCATGTTTCCAGTGCACTTTGTCACTTGGGGAATATCGCTTATCGGGCCGGGCAGGAGATTGAGTTCGACCCGCTGCAGAACCAGATCATTGGCAATCAACAGGCACAGTCACTGCTGGGACGGGAATACCGCCGTAACTGGGAACTGCCCCAGGTCTGA
- a CDS encoding zinc ribbon domain-containing protein, giving the protein MPIKFRCQHCDQLMGISRSKAGDVVDCPTCGMSVRVPGLDGEVVPLPQPKLDLQDAELANALDELAALGSNVTLEKKQHELQSQAKTSTSKEPVSVPEEAFKAIPVKSVQTSSTPEPVEAPASHPTPETPITPVSQQNVAVTDVTDVNHEAELSHLASLAQQRASNVLAEKKKGKLKRSARFELPTGTWFILLLTFGALTFAIGLLVGRNL; this is encoded by the coding sequence ATGCCGATCAAATTTCGCTGCCAGCACTGTGATCAACTGATGGGGATTTCCCGCTCCAAAGCGGGTGATGTTGTAGACTGTCCGACCTGCGGAATGTCGGTACGCGTCCCCGGCCTGGATGGAGAAGTGGTCCCTTTACCCCAGCCCAAGCTGGATCTGCAGGATGCTGAACTGGCCAATGCCCTGGATGAGTTAGCCGCCCTGGGCAGTAATGTGACCTTGGAGAAAAAGCAGCACGAACTTCAGAGCCAGGCTAAAACATCCACTTCAAAGGAGCCAGTCTCCGTTCCTGAAGAGGCGTTTAAGGCGATCCCCGTTAAATCGGTGCAAACCTCCTCTACCCCCGAACCGGTTGAAGCACCTGCCTCGCACCCGACACCTGAGACTCCGATCACTCCGGTCAGCCAGCAGAATGTGGCTGTGACTGATGTGACGGACGTGAACCATGAAGCAGAGCTGTCTCATCTGGCCAGCCTCGCACAACAGCGGGCATCGAATGTACTGGCAGAAAAAAAGAAGGGAAAACTGAAACGGAGTGCCCGGTTTGAATTACCTACCGGCACCTGGTTCATTCTGCTGCTGACGTTTGGTGCATTGACCTTCGCGATTGGTCTACTCGTCGGCCGCAATCTGTAG
- the arsC gene encoding arsenate reductase (glutaredoxin) (This arsenate reductase requires both glutathione and glutaredoxin to convert arsenate to arsenite, after which the efflux transporter formed by ArsA and ArsB can extrude the arsenite from the cell, providing resistance.) — MKIYHNPRCGKSRQTLALIEEAGIEPEVIEYLKTPPTAEELDAILKKLKLEPQELMRKGEAIYKELKLAERELSRDEAIAVMLEHPKLIERPIVVQGRKAVLGRPPENVKELL; from the coding sequence ATGAAGATCTATCATAATCCCCGCTGTGGCAAGAGCCGCCAGACACTCGCCTTGATTGAAGAGGCGGGTATTGAACCTGAGGTCATTGAGTATCTCAAGACTCCTCCCACGGCTGAAGAACTCGATGCCATCCTGAAGAAGCTCAAATTGGAACCACAAGAGTTGATGCGGAAGGGTGAAGCGATCTATAAAGAACTCAAGCTGGCAGAGCGGGAACTGAGCCGAGATGAAGCAATCGCTGTCATGCTGGAGCATCCCAAGTTGATCGAACGACCGATTGTCGTTCAGGGACGCAAAGCGGTCCTGGGACGCCCCCCTGAAAATGTGAAAGAACTGCTGTAG
- a CDS encoding sulfatase-like hydrolase/transferase produces the protein MKKAFVVSFEQLPAFLLGCYGHQWIETPNFDRLASQSVVFDQHFANDLTSQSNTFPWWTGQTVPAQNNSSASETACFVSRLKAQGVLSRLLLETETDVGRTSSMREQEPFFNQFDDVTTVTGKNGYELSEADSPFAQLIQTALERLPDWMASPDDQLVWLRSEGVPLLPLAPEFYATLYLDEVLDQGDDTEEESEFVADELPLEPAEEDVSEEELDDDLDLEEDDDWEELISAVVALFQSPEEWGDLDDDERRMARAVYAGYVTLLDQWLGRFLDSLLEYAEQHSILLIVTAARGGSSLLGPVRDVEDWGLFEETTHVPLLIFDSGNQQQGNRRQFLSQSADIPTTLSAWWSLEPAENTVGGTDLLALIAGQDDMAEPVIHAASDEAVAIRTPEFYYLQRRNQQPSDAEHETHPLPETAPVQLYQKPSDRWDVYEQHSQHPETVAAFAELLNSKQTGSTS, from the coding sequence ATGAAGAAAGCTTTTGTCGTCAGTTTCGAACAGTTGCCCGCATTTTTGCTGGGCTGTTACGGGCATCAGTGGATTGAAACACCCAACTTCGATCGCCTGGCGTCCCAGTCCGTAGTGTTCGATCAGCATTTTGCGAACGATCTCACCTCGCAGAGCAACACGTTTCCCTGGTGGACGGGACAGACTGTTCCCGCTCAAAACAATTCTTCAGCAAGTGAGACCGCCTGTTTCGTCTCACGCTTGAAAGCACAAGGCGTGCTTTCCAGGTTGCTGCTCGAGACGGAAACTGACGTCGGTCGCACCTCATCGATGCGTGAACAGGAACCGTTCTTTAATCAATTCGATGATGTAACAACGGTAACCGGAAAGAACGGTTATGAGCTCAGCGAAGCAGATTCCCCATTCGCGCAGCTGATTCAGACTGCCCTCGAACGCCTGCCCGACTGGATGGCATCGCCCGATGATCAACTGGTCTGGCTTCGTTCAGAAGGAGTGCCTCTACTGCCACTGGCACCGGAATTCTATGCCACGCTCTACCTGGATGAAGTCCTCGATCAGGGAGACGATACAGAGGAAGAGAGTGAATTCGTCGCGGATGAACTTCCGCTAGAGCCTGCAGAAGAGGATGTTTCTGAGGAAGAGCTGGATGATGACCTTGATCTTGAAGAGGACGATGACTGGGAAGAGCTGATTAGTGCTGTCGTCGCCCTGTTTCAGAGCCCGGAGGAATGGGGCGATCTGGATGATGACGAACGCCGGATGGCGCGGGCCGTCTACGCAGGCTACGTCACACTACTCGATCAGTGGCTGGGACGCTTCCTGGATTCCCTGCTCGAGTACGCAGAACAACACTCCATTTTATTGATCGTCACGGCGGCACGCGGTGGTAGTTCGCTGCTCGGTCCCGTAAGAGACGTGGAAGACTGGGGACTGTTCGAAGAAACCACGCACGTCCCCCTGTTGATTTTTGACTCCGGGAATCAGCAGCAGGGGAACCGACGCCAGTTCCTCTCACAATCGGCAGATATTCCCACCACATTATCAGCCTGGTGGAGCCTCGAACCTGCAGAAAATACGGTAGGGGGAACGGACCTCCTGGCGCTGATTGCAGGTCAGGATGACATGGCGGAACCGGTCATTCACGCTGCCAGCGATGAGGCGGTTGCAATTCGTACCCCGGAATTTTATTATCTCCAGCGCCGAAACCAACAGCCATCTGACGCAGAGCACGAAACGCATCCCCTCCCGGAGACAGCACCTGTTCAGCTCTATCAGAAACCTTCAGATCGCTGGGACGTCTACGAGCAGCATTCACAGCACCCGGAGACGGTGGCTGCGTTTGCAGAACTGCTGAATTCAAAACAGACCGGAAGCACATCATGA
- a CDS encoding sugar phosphate isomerase/epimerase family protein, with product MKLSLSVRIAEAACKTRLNIPFAELAQMAADLGYAALCMRASVVGVQSSDAELQQVKSIVDAAGLGISMITADMNIPQNNDQSPQALQDFEPTLHVAEMLGSPLVRVCLKQESDIPHAQRACDLAAERGVQLVHQFHPACLFEELERSIEVLKQIDRPNFGVIYEPASLLMCGQPYGESVMRQILPWLKNVYVQNLVITEDGPDHLETWCLGDRPFQLLPYWDESGRGINFREVLAGLNAVDYDGCFTIHQAEGIVTADDARNYAARCKEWVESLNS from the coding sequence ATGAAACTCTCCCTCTCGGTGCGGATCGCGGAAGCGGCCTGCAAAACCAGGTTGAATATCCCCTTTGCGGAACTGGCGCAGATGGCCGCAGATCTGGGGTATGCGGCTCTCTGTATGCGAGCCAGCGTCGTGGGGGTACAGAGTTCCGATGCGGAACTTCAACAGGTGAAATCGATCGTCGATGCCGCCGGTCTGGGGATCTCCATGATCACCGCCGACATGAATATTCCTCAGAATAATGATCAGTCCCCCCAGGCATTGCAGGATTTCGAACCGACGCTGCACGTCGCTGAAATGCTGGGAAGCCCACTGGTGCGAGTCTGCCTCAAACAGGAGTCCGATATCCCACACGCTCAGAGGGCCTGTGATCTGGCGGCAGAACGGGGTGTGCAGCTGGTACATCAGTTTCATCCTGCCTGTCTGTTCGAGGAACTGGAACGCTCGATCGAAGTCTTAAAGCAGATTGATCGTCCCAATTTTGGCGTGATCTATGAACCAGCCAGCCTGTTGATGTGTGGACAGCCATATGGCGAATCCGTCATGCGGCAGATTCTACCCTGGCTGAAAAACGTGTATGTGCAGAATCTGGTCATTACCGAGGACGGGCCCGATCACCTGGAGACCTGGTGCCTGGGAGACCGTCCCTTTCAGTTACTTCCCTACTGGGATGAGAGCGGCCGTGGAATCAATTTTCGCGAAGTGCTGGCAGGATTAAATGCGGTGGACTATGATGGCTGCTTCACCATCCATCAGGCGGAAGGTATTGTCACCGCCGACGATGCCCGCAATTATGCGGCTCGCTGTAAAGAGTGGGTGGAATCGCTCAACTCCTGA
- a CDS encoding DUF1570 domain-containing protein codes for MRQLYFRFSLSSCLIIFTTLLTAQQLHADLFTYINEEGAVVTEEATLYGSGKEAGEMLHALLKPDGSLTLVPQGKIQKRELKAPPKPLTVEQMAKNLEKKFGAKTFRYYIEKPFVIGIVLAAPLDGSDRTEVRVQSFMKKAGRFMHNVDVIFETYSRKMGIELQDYEFPMAMLIFESDDDFESFAKETTGLGDGASNVLAYYSGISNNLILRMSECSSFDTPLHEAIHLQTTNRGVVKRLAPIPTWFMEGIATGFEGDGDRINVSPERINTHYALLSGIAKLLNWGEVVALNGVFQGSILSGDAYVHAWGLHWMLVTQYPDEYVKYVQHLSTKEPFEETSPKQRYDDFVKILKVRPESLQLRFKVELIQAILNQKIKLPPLEDRTVHLEKHKQEMAIVKVTATAYSRLAPPRIEGWLQNISPFRPMTFHVTVQTDAGTYAEWYLPEVGIRRKVKLNPQIARQLMRGGQGGQWKTYHVEVESAYPGSETAQAWAAGRLPVPVVSRRVEIQSGN; via the coding sequence ATGCGACAGCTTTATTTCAGGTTCTCTCTCTCTTCCTGCCTGATTATATTCACGACATTATTGACCGCGCAGCAGCTTCACGCGGATCTGTTTACCTACATCAATGAAGAAGGAGCCGTAGTAACGGAGGAAGCGACATTATACGGCTCCGGAAAAGAAGCGGGCGAAATGCTGCACGCGCTGCTCAAGCCGGATGGATCACTGACTCTTGTTCCACAAGGCAAGATTCAGAAACGCGAACTGAAGGCACCTCCCAAGCCCCTGACCGTCGAACAAATGGCCAAAAACCTGGAGAAGAAGTTCGGCGCGAAAACGTTTCGCTATTACATCGAAAAGCCATTCGTCATCGGCATCGTGCTGGCGGCACCGCTGGATGGTTCGGATCGAACCGAAGTCCGCGTGCAGTCGTTCATGAAAAAAGCGGGACGCTTCATGCACAATGTGGACGTCATCTTCGAAACCTATTCGCGGAAGATGGGGATCGAACTGCAGGATTATGAATTCCCGATGGCCATGCTGATTTTCGAGTCGGACGACGACTTCGAAAGCTTCGCGAAAGAAACCACTGGCCTGGGTGACGGCGCGTCGAATGTGCTTGCTTACTATTCGGGGATCTCCAATAACCTGATTCTCCGCATGAGTGAGTGCAGTTCGTTTGATACACCGCTACACGAAGCGATTCACCTGCAGACGACCAATCGCGGTGTGGTCAAACGCCTGGCTCCGATTCCCACCTGGTTTATGGAAGGAATCGCAACCGGCTTTGAAGGGGATGGCGACCGAATCAACGTCAGCCCGGAACGGATCAATACGCATTACGCTCTCTTGTCTGGTATCGCGAAGCTCCTCAACTGGGGAGAAGTCGTGGCCCTCAATGGCGTCTTTCAGGGAAGTATCCTTTCCGGGGATGCTTACGTGCATGCCTGGGGACTGCATTGGATGCTGGTGACGCAATACCCCGATGAATATGTCAAGTACGTTCAGCACCTTTCGACTAAGGAACCTTTCGAGGAGACCTCGCCGAAGCAGCGCTACGACGACTTTGTCAAGATTCTGAAAGTCCGTCCCGAATCGCTACAGCTGCGGTTTAAAGTGGAACTGATTCAGGCAATCCTCAATCAGAAAATCAAACTACCGCCGCTCGAAGACCGGACAGTCCATCTGGAAAAACACAAACAGGAAATGGCCATCGTTAAAGTGACGGCGACCGCTTATTCCCGGCTCGCACCACCCCGGATTGAAGGCTGGCTGCAGAACATCTCTCCCTTTCGACCAATGACGTTTCACGTCACGGTGCAGACGGATGCCGGCACTTACGCCGAATGGTACTTGCCCGAAGTCGGAATCCGCCGCAAGGTCAAGCTGAATCCGCAGATTGCCAGACAGTTGATGCGGGGCGGGCAGGGAGGTCAGTGGAAGACTTACCATGTCGAAGTCGAGTCTGCCTATCCCGGTAGTGAGACCGCGCAGGCCTGGGCTGCGGGAAGACTGCCGGTACCTGTTGTGTCGCGCCGCGTTGAGATACAATCTGGTAACTGA
- a CDS encoding FAD-dependent oxidoreductase — MLSCSTKLLPVLLVTISLFCSVPAISAQEIKPDQLKSAYDVVVYGGTSGGIAAALQAHRMGKTALLIEPGKHLGGLSSGGLGATDIGNKAAIGGIAREFYGRLGTYYSQDDSWVYQKQSDYKSRRKNTSETEMWTFEPHVAEATFEQMLTADQVPWLKQQRLDLKQGVQKAEGRISAIKMESGLVVKGKVFIDATYEGDLLAVAGVSYHVGRESNATYGETLNGIQTRNAVFHQFIKPVDPYVVPGDKSSGLLPGVQQEGPGGKDGDGDHRVQAYCFRMCTTDVPENQREWVKPENYDPQRYELLLRNFEAGDHRVPWNPVLMPNRKTDTNNNFAISTDNIGMNYEYPDADYEKRDEIFQEHLTYQQGLMWTLANSPRVPAEVQKQFQKWKPTKDEFQETAGWPFQLYVREARRMISEYVMNEKHCTSELIAEDSIGLAAYTMDSHNQQRYAIDGKTLNEGDVQVGVPNPYPISYRSIRPRKSECQNLLVPVAMAASHIAYGSIRMEPVFMVLGQSAATAASQAIDADSAVQDIDYPQLRKQLLADKQVLIWTGPRKEPPIRVKSLAGIVVDDRDARSSLGWKKSSSITPYVGQGYQHDGDTDKGNRKIVFTAEIPQDGIYEVRVYYVPSSNRATNVPYELRTAEGPVTVRVNQRKKPEQGKYQVLGTFLFKSGKQEILNVSNQGTDGHVIVDALQLVPLESK; from the coding sequence ATGCTGTCCTGTTCTACGAAACTTCTCCCCGTTCTGTTAGTCACGATTTCTCTGTTTTGCAGCGTCCCTGCGATTTCCGCACAGGAAATTAAGCCCGATCAACTGAAGTCGGCTTATGACGTTGTAGTCTATGGGGGAACATCCGGAGGCATTGCAGCCGCGCTTCAGGCACACCGCATGGGGAAAACCGCACTGCTGATCGAGCCGGGAAAACATCTGGGCGGTCTCTCTTCCGGCGGACTGGGGGCGACTGACATCGGCAACAAAGCTGCGATTGGCGGCATCGCCCGGGAATTCTACGGAAGACTGGGTACGTATTACAGTCAGGATGATTCCTGGGTTTATCAGAAACAGAGTGACTACAAGAGCCGCCGCAAAAATACATCTGAAACCGAAATGTGGACTTTCGAACCTCACGTCGCGGAAGCGACCTTTGAGCAGATGCTGACCGCCGATCAGGTTCCCTGGCTCAAACAGCAGCGACTCGATCTGAAACAGGGCGTTCAGAAAGCAGAGGGACGCATCTCCGCGATCAAAATGGAAAGCGGTCTGGTTGTCAAAGGCAAGGTCTTTATCGACGCGACTTATGAAGGTGATCTGCTGGCGGTCGCCGGCGTCTCCTATCATGTCGGTCGCGAGTCAAACGCCACTTACGGCGAAACCTTAAACGGGATTCAGACCCGCAATGCCGTCTTTCATCAGTTCATCAAACCCGTCGACCCCTACGTCGTTCCCGGAGACAAGAGTAGTGGCCTGCTCCCCGGGGTGCAGCAGGAAGGACCCGGCGGCAAAGACGGAGACGGCGACCACCGCGTGCAGGCTTACTGCTTCCGCATGTGTACCACGGATGTCCCCGAGAACCAGCGGGAATGGGTGAAACCGGAGAATTACGACCCCCAGCGATACGAACTGCTGTTACGCAACTTTGAAGCCGGCGATCACCGTGTTCCCTGGAACCCGGTTCTGATGCCGAACCGTAAGACCGACACGAATAATAATTTTGCGATCTCGACCGATAACATCGGGATGAACTACGAATACCCCGATGCGGATTACGAGAAACGCGATGAGATCTTCCAGGAGCATCTGACTTACCAGCAGGGATTGATGTGGACCCTGGCCAACAGCCCCCGCGTACCTGCTGAGGTGCAGAAACAGTTCCAAAAATGGAAACCGACGAAAGACGAATTTCAGGAGACTGCAGGCTGGCCCTTTCAGCTTTACGTGCGTGAAGCCCGCCGCATGATTTCGGAATATGTCATGAACGAGAAACATTGCACGTCGGAACTAATCGCCGAAGACAGTATCGGTCTGGCCGCATACACAATGGACTCACACAATCAGCAGCGATATGCCATTGATGGTAAGACTCTCAATGAAGGAGATGTGCAGGTCGGCGTTCCGAACCCCTATCCGATTTCCTATCGTTCCATCCGGCCCCGCAAGTCCGAATGTCAGAACCTGCTGGTGCCGGTTGCGATGGCTGCTTCACATATCGCCTACGGGTCCATTCGTATGGAGCCTGTATTTATGGTCCTGGGACAGTCTGCAGCGACTGCAGCCAGTCAGGCCATTGATGCTGATTCCGCGGTACAGGACATCGATTACCCGCAACTCCGCAAACAACTGCTGGCTGACAAACAGGTTCTGATCTGGACCGGTCCCCGCAAGGAACCACCGATTCGCGTTAAATCGCTGGCAGGTATCGTGGTGGATGATCGAGACGCCCGAAGTTCACTCGGCTGGAAAAAAAGTTCATCCATCACCCCCTATGTCGGACAGGGCTATCAGCATGATGGCGACACTGACAAGGGAAATCGGAAAATTGTCTTCACAGCAGAGATTCCACAGGATGGCATTTACGAAGTGCGTGTGTACTACGTTCCCTCATCCAACCGCGCCACTAACGTTCCTTATGAACTGCGGACTGCTGAGGGACCAGTGACCGTTCGTGTCAACCAGCGTAAAAAGCCCGAGCAGGGTAAATATCAGGTGCTCGGGACATTCCTGTTCAAATCAGGAAAACAGGAAATTCTCAACGTTTCGAACCAGGGGACCGATGGGCATGTCATTGTAGATGCCCTGCAACTGGTTCCCCTCGAGTCGAAATAG